In Miscanthus floridulus cultivar M001 chromosome 8, ASM1932011v1, whole genome shotgun sequence, the sequence GATTGTGTTATTTTGACCATACATATATGTATCTCATAGTTAGCGTGGCAAACTGATTGAGGATGCAAATTCTTTCTCTAGACTGTAGCCGCGAGAGGTCTCTTGATCACAAGGCAAACGGGTAGCATTCCCAAGATCGAGCTGTGCATGGGAGTTTCTAGCATGTAATGGGCACAGCAAATGCTCAGCCTCACCATTATTTCCTGGTGAATGGTGTCTTTTTCTTCTTAGCCTCCCTGTCCTTAGGAGCTGCAATTTCATCTCCACTTCTTTCATAGTTGGTCTCTCTACTCCTTTGGTCCTCAAGCATGCTTGTGCGAGTAAGGCGATATCATCAATTTCTCCTTGGTCTGCCTCTTCCACAATCTGTTGATCTATTATTTCCATAAGGACTCCTTCTTGAAGTGCTTCAATGAAGTAATGAGCCAAGCTTTCTTTCACACCAGAATCACTAATAAAAACTGGTTTCTTTCTTGTCAGAAGCTCCACAATAATCACACCAAAACTATATACGTCACTCTTCTCAGTTAGCCGACCAGTATTGTAATATTCTGGATCTAGGTAGCCAAATGTGCCTTGGACAATTGTCACCACATGAGTCTCGTCGATTGAAACAGATCTTGAAGCACCAAAATCAGAAACCTTCGTGGTGAAGGTGGCATCCAAGAGTATATTGGATGACTTCACGTCTCTATGAAAAATTGGAATTGCAGCAGCTGAGTGTAGATAAGCAAGCGCCCCTGATGATTCTACCGCAATCCTAGTGCGATCATCCCATGACAGCAAACATTTACCATCGACATTAGTGTGAAGAAGGTTGTATAATGTGCCACTAGGTATGAACTCATACACGAGCAAGGGCACCTCAGTTTCCAAGCAACAACCAAAAAGTTTCACCACATTCCGGTGGATGATTTGAGACAATATTGCAACCTCATTGATAAACTGATCTATCTCGGTTTGCTCCACAATTTTAGACCTTTTAATGGCTACCACATTTTGATCGGATAGAATACCTTTATAGACAGTTCCATGTCCTCCACGGCCAAGGACACGAGTAGCATCAAAATAGTTGGTGGCTTTCTCTAGTTCCTCTAAGGAGAATATCTTTGTTTTGTTTGGGGTGCTCTCATCAAATACTAGTTGCTCCAACAACAGACCTTGATTTTTCTTGAAGTATGCTCTTCGGATTCTCTTCTGCGTGCCTTGCTTCCATTTTCTAGCTATTAAAATGGAGCAGAACACAAAAATTATGGAGCCAAGACCACATCCAATTCCAATTGTAACACCTGTGTAGCACATCCATTAATGTCATGAATTCCACAACAAGATCATTCTACTTTTTACCAACAAGATTATTGCATTTTTATAAATGAGATGTGGATATGTGGGGTATGACTCACCTAAAATAAGACTGTGTTGCTTAGCTGATGTGACACAGTTCctttttgttggttcaaacaCTTTACCATGAGGACAAGTTGTGCAATAATACCCTCCAAGAGTATTATGACATACTCCATTGCAATCATTTGGCTCTAAACACTCATTAATGTCTGCAAATAAACTGGAATCAAGTGAGCCATCATCAAGTTCTTTAAAATATTGAAGCTTGTAAGGTTCATTTGGTTTTACAGTATGTCATGAAATTCTCAAGAAGCTCAAGTGTTCCAAAATATTCCTTTTTGACACACGCACACATACACACAAACACACAAAGAGTGAGAGAGAGACCTGTACAACCATCTGGGCTTTTGACATATGGATTCCCATCAAAGCCTTGCGAGCACTCGCAACGGTACCCTAGGTATAGCGTCCCATGGGTGACATTAACGCATTCACTGTGGGGGCTGACACACGCATAAGTTCCATTCCTTTGCAAGGCTGTTGCGCAGGTTAAGTTGGAAACAGCCCACCTCATCTTGATATCAAATTCTTGGGTGAATTCAATAAAACTCCTCACGTATTCGCTTGATATCCTGTAATCAAAGTCGCCATTGGAGGTATGAACTACCACCACCTGGTCATCGCTGCTGCTTGAATCATTAAGCATGCTGGTAACACCCAGGTATCCATCATTCACTGACAATTTGGTCACCATAAATCTTGTGCCATCTCCTCGGTCAAGAACAACTGTCTTATTCGACACGCAACTAAGTTGAAATTTCGGTTGTGCACAACAATGTTCTTCTAACCCAAAAGGGAAAGGGATGGACATGTTTCCACATGACCTCTTGCAATTTCCTTTAGGAATGGGGTCGTAACCTGCTCCAAAAATGAGAGGGGAGAACTATTGAGCATATGTGTaaataaaagaagaaagaagttaTACACCATAGCTCGATGGTTATTGAGCATAAGCAAGAAGAGACATGTTTCAAACATTAAGGCTCTGTTTGGCACAACTTCAAACGGTTCTGGCTCCTTGCTACTGCGTGGAGGAGCCAGAGCTAGTGAAGCTCAAAATAGTGGCTTCACTAGCTCCTAATTCATTTCGGGAGCACAGAGGAAAATAGCTCCTTATTACGGTTCATAGAGGAGCTAGAGCCAAAGTTGCCCGGAACTCTACCAATTAGGACTTAATATTTTCCAAATTCTCATGTGCAACTATAATAATATGAAGCTCTAGTTGTTTCATTGAACTAATTAATTAGGAGTTGGGCAGTGTCACGAACCTTCGATGCAGCCATCCAAAATGTAGGGATTGCCACTTACACGAGGATTGCAGTAACAGAAGTAGCCGCCCCACTCTCCCGTCTGGCATAAGCTGCCAGGGCTACATGCAAAGGTTTCCTTATTCGCAGATGCGATTTCACAACTTGGTTGGTCCGTTGCGAAAATCTCCAAGCTTGTATGCACACTTTGGTTTATCCAGCTCGAGTAAAGGTCGCTTGTGTTGAATACATAATTACCATCAGTTAAGAAAACCTTTGCAGTGGAGGAAGCAGCATCTGGTTGTGCTCGGACGCCATCCCTACTTGACAGCGTGAACCGAAAGCCTCGGAGGTACTCTGGCAAGGCGATGCTGCAGCAGCCGAACCCATTGCAATTATTTTCGGGCTCCATACGGACCATACCCATGGCCATGGTCGCCCTGTCGCCCGGGCAGGAACTCGAGCAAGAACCAATGGTCAGGTTCGTCCCAGTATCGAACAGGACGACGTCGACGTCGCAACCAACAAGGTACATGCGGGTGTCAGAGTCTATGACGAAGCCCTTGGCGGGCGACTCCCAGGACCCCGTGGAGTTGTAAGTACTCGTACCTGGCGTGACGGTGATATTGAAGCCGATCGAGGCGTAGGCGAAGTAGTGATCTGTCCCGTCCGTGCCAAGCATCTGGGTGCTGCTGTTGGCCCAGAAGAGCCTGGGAGGCTGGGTGGTGGTGTCGCAGGTGAGCTCGAAACCCTGCCGGAAGCAGCCGGGCTCGGTCCCGAACGGGTAGAGGAACTCGGCGTCGCCGCAGCGGGTGGGGCAGTGAGCCAGGGAATCAGCTGAAGGGACAGACAAGATCCCTCTCCCTCCGCCTCCGGgggcgccgccggcgccggcgaatCCAGAATCCCGCCCGGACGCTCGCGGCACGCTGCTTCCCAATAAGCACGTTAGCAGGAGCTGCGTGCCGATGAGTATTGCCGTGACGACCGAGCTCATCCTTGCGTCGTCGCTGTGTTTCTTGCTGTTTAGAGTTCGATGCTAGCTAGTGTGCATGTAGCAGACCAAATGCACGCCCCGTTGATCAAACGTTACCTGAAAGGCTGAAGTGGTCATATGATTGCTACGGCCGTTCCCGGGGCGACGACTGACGACTAGTCGTCCCACTTGCCGCTTTAATTTGCTGTTTAAGTTAGCGATCGTGACACTAACGTGCGGAGCCAGCTAGCTCAGCTGTGGTTCTAAACTGTACACGTACACGTACCCTCAATTATGAATTGCCATATGACTCTGGTCGCCGGTAAAAAAAAAACGTGCTCAGTTTTTTTGAAGCTTACCGGTATAGGTCAATGTCTGCAATGCTATTGCTGTCAATAATAATCTAAGGCTCTAAGCTAGACTTCATGAGTCTGAATAGCAAGTGTGGATGTAGACTCCCGTGCATCCATGACTCTTGACTCAGGAGGGAAGAAGGTGAATTGGGTCACTGAAAACGCATTAAGGTTCTATTTCACATGGCTTCACCAACAGTTTCACGAGCTGTTGTGAGCTATTTTGTGTCAAAcactctttttcaaaacagcTTCATGGGTGAAGCTTCTTTTTTACGCTCTAACAAAGCAACAGAGAGAGgtgaaattgaaaaaaaaaagtagCTTTCATAGCTCTCCTCCTCATTTCCCTCTCTTAGCCATGCATAAAGCTGTTGGTAAAACTGCTTTGCCAAACAGTTTTCCCAAAACAGCTCAGCTTCATTGAGAAAATTGCTCGTGAAGCTGTTTTCCAACTTCAATAATAAAGCTGAGCTGTGCTAAAAAAGGGGGCCTATGCTAGAGGGAAACAAGAGGGCAGCAACTTGACCTATACGGCTATACCTGTCGGTGGATACGTTTTACTCGTTTTCAAACACTTACATGTTTTATTCAGATAGAATATGGATAATTTTCTATCTAATAGAAATGGGTAGGGTAGGGTATGGACAAATGGCGGACCCAAGGCCTGGCGACCAGTAGCGGAGCatggagaggaaacaaggggGGCTAAGAAAATTTGAATGCAATTATACTAGGTAGCCGCAATATATTACAGGCTCTCCTatcatttcttttattctttatacaGCCTAGGTTTCCTACTTTTGATTTGTGGCTTTACAGAATAGCTTTTTTACCAAGGCTCGAAAAGGCGCCAGGTGGTATCTAGGCGGTGACCCACCGCCTAGAACCTAAGTGAGCCTAGGCGTTTTTCTAGGTGCTTTAAtttttatacacatacatatatattacCTTAAATTATCTTGAGTAAAAGAAAGAATAACAGACTTGTAAACCTAAAGTTGGAAGAAAGGCCAACAAATAAGCCTAGCCCACCTTATCCATCCACCATCCTCCTCTTAGCCACACGAACCAGAGTCCTTATTCTGCTTTCTCTGCCTCCCTTCCCTGCTCCATCCTCCATGCTTTCGTCCCCGGCGACGCCCGCCTCCTCCCTCCTTTTCTAGTGACGCGCGCTTCCTCCCTCCTTCTCCGACGCCACACGCTCCTCTTGGCTACACCTACCGTCTCCGCAGCGGCACGGTCGCCGGACGTCGACACCTTCCCACCCTCATAGCTGCGCCCGCAGCTCGCCTTCCTCCCAGCTATGCCCTAGCCTCCACTCATCCCCTGCCACCTCTCTTGTCCATGTCGGCGGCCCACCCTCGTCCCGGCCGCTCCTATCCTCCGCCTACCCCTTAGGTGAGGTGGCACCCCTCTGCCTAGCGCATAAGCGCACCTAGGCGAGCGCCTAGTAGCGCCTTTTTAACACTGTTTTTACATAGCAACATGATGAGAAAACTACTACATGTAGTGACAAATAGGGAAGGAAGGGGGCAAGAGCCCAGGTTCGCCTCCAAGAGGCTCCGCCACGGTCGGCGACCCTAGGCACCCGCCCAGGCTCCGTCGTTGGCAAGTGCTTAGCCCTTCATCGCAGCACCCTTAGTCGAAAGCTTTAAAATCACATGACCTAATCAATGTATTAAGTCTCACCTGGGCTTCATTTTAGTTATGGGTcatatcgggttcataaacccgcaGTCTCCAATAGACCCGCTTCCCTGCAAAATCCGACCCGGTAGGCGGCGCAGCGACAACGTgcgcctgggccggcccagatacataatgataggTCGAGACAACGATCCAGTCCCCGACCAGAAGGCCAGGCCAAGGTGGAACCGTAGTCCGACTTTGACCTCgttctccgaccgaggatacgTCGCACCTCTGCTCACTGCTCTTTCGCGACCGACATGGTCGGGGCCGACTgagaacgaccgaccggggactcTCGCTCGGTGAGGGCCTagggatcaggcggagcagataaggtaaggcgctcaagtcaaccacaataccgaggaccgtactctACCATGCCCTGTGCACCTACGGGACGATGCCTCCAGGCCATGCTAGATGGGCACTATACAACTTTCCAGACTCATCAGAGCACAAACGGTATTATAGGCGCCGATGTTGGCCATACcgggcgaacacggtagagcctgccaaaTGCATCTaaacataaacaatattgtgggcgccgacgaccATCTCATACCCAacaacgtgggcaacaagactaggtagcatacatatacactctctctctatgtgtgacttgtaaggccatccctttcaactataaaaggggatgcgctctctcccaacaagggaCACTAGACGACCTGAGGACTCGATCAGCTCTAGAACTCGACAGCTACATAGAGCATatactccaatacttagcgcatgttagaGCACCCGTCACACTCTTCCATTCGgtttagagtccgaccgggcctctaacacccccttctcactccttacccatttgtaaccccacagcaaacttcaagcacctgggtttaggaataaagtcaccgaccgactgaaattggacgtagggcacgttgcctgaaccagtataaatcctatgtcatcgcgtgctaggccacatccgatcacaatgcacggcaaaactacaaatatttacttgtcggACACATTTTGcttcgacagttggcgccgtccgtggggaggacgttgtGCGTTCATgcctttggtcatcggatggcccacctttccaccattttcggtatgacgggctcaagcgatacgatttgctttggctcgctggagtttcccatgctcccacctattgggatgtgggttcctctcgTCTTCGTGCcactctagaccttcctctttaggaacctagacttcatcgccgaccacctCTGCGTACTCCACCTCTACGAGGAGGCGCTCATCCCGGCatccactggaggaggagcgtcCTCCACCGGCCCTGGGCCACTCGACAACCTCACCGTCGAGACACTCGCGCTTTGCCTCGAGCCCAtgttgggctcaaaccccaccgtgagtgatgtacatattgttctttactcactatttaacaccttccgTTGAATCTCtgaagggaccccgttgtccccaccacGACTGTCGTGTGACCGGTTCTCCTACGGCTTCACGTCCCCCGTGGACACGTGCTTgtgggggctctgaaggatgctgacGCTGCCCTCTCTCACATCTGAGTTTGTGGGAATGATGGGCTATGCTCCCGCCTCCTTCCATGACCTCGTCGATGACGAGGTCAAAAGCGagggctccagcatcggcgatgtcatGGCACTTGGCCAccgtctgtcctaggagtgcgctatggcggacgcctagggacaaccaccggtggtagtggagtctctgcagactcacacccctttggATCCCCGTGCAAAGGCCCTAGCGCATGCACAGCAGCACGGCGAGGAGTTACAACAAAGGCGACAGAGTCAGCCACCACCTGCGCTGGCGCGCTTGGCACAGCACGCTGCGCCACATGCGTGGAACCTAGCGAGCGGCActcggggtcacgcccgtcaggtccagcgtAACATCTTGGGCAGAGGGAATGACCCCCTCAGCTTGCTCGGGCTGGCCAAAACATCGTTGTTGTGgggatgcttctgcgtggcctctcTGAGCCTACCGACCCCCAGGAACAGGCAATCCACTGAAACCTTCgggcgctggtggagaccgccgccattcaGTAGGCAGAGAGCTTCGCGTCGTGACATTGGCTCGTGACATCTTGCCCCACTAGCTTGGCTatgtgaagccccgtaccacccgcgacctacttgacatcgccacgaaccatgcctctggcgaggaggcggttgggGCGGTCTTTAGCGGCAGTTGggataggggcaaggccaagcgcgaggaccaaggtgagtgcccctccacacaaaggggtaAGAAGAACTAGAAGGATCGGCACCAACAGACCAACCCAGCTTTGGTCATTACGGTCGACcgagcgggcaagcagccccagtagggccagcctgaccactttgacaagctcatggagagtccatgcaccaaccatacctatcccatcaaacacctctacaaagactgtaagctcctcaagcgcttcctacgCCAAGCCGCCAAGCCAatggaagggaaaggcaaggaggagaaggccaagaaaggaggcacgatggGCAAGGATGATGACAGCTTCCCTAaccccgaggaatgcctcatgatctttgggggatccaatactatccactccaagcgctagtacaaggtacgctatagagaggcatgcgtcaccgagtcagccatcccctctttccttagctactCGAACTTCCCGATTACTTTTGATCAGAGataccatccttcccacgtcgcccGACCTGGTCGCTACCCccttgtcgtcgaccccatcatccgcaagaagcgcctctccaaggtgttgatggatggaggcagcggcctcaacattctctatgtcgacaccctcgacgccatgcgcatcccccggtcagagctccgctcagtgagctctcccttccacggcgtgatcctaGGGGCGCAAGCATACCCACTCAGGCAGATTGACATGTCTGTCATGTTTGGCaactgagccaacttctgctcagaggtcctgacctttgaggtggtggac encodes:
- the LOC136477675 gene encoding wall-associated receptor kinase 3-like isoform X1 produces the protein MSSVVTAILIGTQLLLTCLLGSSVPRASGRDSGFAGAGGAPGGGGRGILSVPSADSLAHCPTRCGDAEFLYPFGTEPGCFRQGFELTCDTTTQPPRLFWANSSTQMLGTDGTDHYFAYASIGFNITVTPGTSTYNSTGSWESPAKGFVIDSDTRMYLVGCDVDVVLFDTGTNLTIGSCSSSCPGDRATMAMGMVRMEPENNCNGFGCCSIALPEYLRGFRFTLSSRDGVRAQPDAASSTAKVFLTDGNYVFNTSDLYSSWINQSVHTSLEIFATDQPSCEIASANKETFACSPGSLCQTGEWGGYFCYCNPRVSGNPYILDGCIEGYDPIPKGNCKRSCGNMSIPFPFGLEEHCCAQPKFQLSCVSNKTVVLDRGDGTRFMVTKLSVNDGYLGVTSMLNDSSSSDDQVVVVHTSNGDFDYRISSEYVRSFIEFTQEFDIKMRWAVSNLTCATALQRNGTYACVSPHSECVNVTHGTLYLGYRCECSQGFDGNPYVKSPDGCTDINECLEPNDCNGVCHNTLGGYYCTTCPHGKVFEPTKRNCVTSAKQHSLILGVTIGIGCGLGSIIFVFCSILIARKWKQGTQKRIRRAYFKKNQGLLLEQLVFDESTPNKTKIFSLEELEKATNYFDATRVLGRGGHGTVYKGILSDQNVVAIKRSKIVEQTEIDQFINEVAILSQIIHRNVVKLFGCCLETEVPLLVYEFIPSGTLYNLLHTNVDGKCLLSWDDRTRIAVESSGALAYLHSAAAIPIFHRDVKSSNILLDATFTTKVSDFGASRSVSIDETHVVTIVQGTFGYLDPEYYNTGRLTEKSDVYSFGVIIVELLTRKKPVFISDSGVKESLAHYFIEALQEGVLMEIIDQQIVEEADQGEIDDIALLAQACLRTKGVERPTMKEVEMKLQLLRTGRLRRKRHHSPGNNGEAEHLLCPLHARNSHAQLDLGNATRLPCDQETSRGYSLEKEFASSISLPR
- the LOC136477675 gene encoding wall-associated receptor kinase 3-like isoform X2 is translated as MSSVVTAILIGTQLLLTCLLGSSVPRASGRDSGFAGAGGAPGGGGRGILSVPSADSLAHCPTRCGDAEFLYPFGTEPGCFRQGFELTCDTTTQPPRLFWANSSTQMLGTDGTDHYFAYASIGFNITVTPGTSTYNSTGSWESPAKGFVIDSDTRMYLVGCDVDVVLFDTGTNLTIGSCSSSCPGDRATMAMGMVRMEPENNCNGFGCCSIALPEYLRGFRFTLSSRDGVRAQPDAASSTAKVFLTDGNYVFNTSDLYSSWINQSVHTSLEIFATDQPSCEIASANKETFACSPGSLCQTGEWGGYFCYCNPRVSGNPYILDGCIEGYDPIPKGNCKRSCGNMSIPFPFGLEEHCCAQPKFQLSCVSNKTVVLDRGDGTRFMVTKLSVNDGYLGVTSMLNDSSSSDDQVVVVHTSNGDFDYRISSEYVRSFIEFTQEFDIKMRWAVSNLTCATALQRNGTYACVSPHSECVNVTHGTLYLGYRCECSQGFDGNPYVKSPDGCTDINECLEPNDCNGVCHNTLGGYYCTTCPHGKVFEPTKRNCVTSAKQHSLILARKWKQGTQKRIRRAYFKKNQGLLLEQLVFDESTPNKTKIFSLEELEKATNYFDATRVLGRGGHGTVYKGILSDQNVVAIKRSKIVEQTEIDQFINEVAILSQIIHRNVVKLFGCCLETEVPLLVYEFIPSGTLYNLLHTNVDGKCLLSWDDRTRIAVESSGALAYLHSAAAIPIFHRDVKSSNILLDATFTTKVSDFGASRSVSIDETHVVTIVQGTFGYLDPEYYNTGRLTEKSDVYSFGVIIVELLTRKKPVFISDSGVKESLAHYFIEALQEGVLMEIIDQQIVEEADQGEIDDIALLAQACLRTKGVERPTMKEVEMKLQLLRTGRLRRKRHHSPGNNGEAEHLLCPLHARNSHAQLDLGNATRLPCDQETSRGYSLEKEFASSISLPR